The following are encoded together in the Adhaeribacter arboris genome:
- a CDS encoding DUF2238 domain-containing protein: MSLVKARDSHKLLHVLRNPVLAGSILVFVLAWVYSGIATTNLLNWLLENTLTLPGIVAFGFFYVRYSLSDKSVICVFLFLLLHLYGSQYTYQENPVGRWLQETLALERNHYDRVVHFSFGLLMALPIYEICRYHLKSARWLPYLIPLELTLSMSVFFELVEWVFATMFVQEKASVYLGMQGDIWDAQKDVIVAFGGALLAVLWIWFSTKKSGH; the protein is encoded by the coding sequence ATGTCGCTCGTTAAAGCCCGTGATTCGCATAAATTGCTTCATGTTCTTCGCAATCCTGTACTAGCCGGAAGTATATTGGTATTTGTTTTAGCTTGGGTATACAGCGGCATTGCCACTACCAATTTGCTTAACTGGTTACTCGAAAACACGCTCACTTTACCCGGAATAGTTGCTTTTGGATTCTTCTATGTTCGTTATTCTTTATCCGACAAGAGTGTTATTTGTGTTTTTTTATTTTTATTACTGCATTTATACGGTAGCCAATATACTTATCAGGAAAACCCCGTGGGTCGGTGGCTACAGGAAACTCTTGCTTTAGAGCGTAATCACTACGACCGGGTAGTCCATTTTAGCTTTGGTTTATTAATGGCTTTACCTATATACGAAATCTGCCGGTACCACTTAAAATCAGCGAGGTGGTTACCTTACCTGATACCTTTGGAACTTACTTTATCGATGAGTGTATTTTTTGAGTTAGTAGAATGGGTTTTTGCTACTATGTTTGTGCAGGAGAAAGCATCGGTCTACCTTGGCATGCAAGGCGATATTTGGGACGCCCAAAAAGATGTAATAGTGGCTTTTGGCGGAGCATTACTGGCCGTGTTATGGATTTGGTTCAGTACCAAAAAAAGCGGGCATTAA
- a CDS encoding OmpA family protein, with the protein MKISKLFLSVFLSVLILFSSCKTSETGRTSGAPDSGGPSRTAGSNRKMNKTAKGGIIGAGAGAVVGGVIGKLTGNTAAGAIIGAAVGGSTGAVIGRRMDKQAEELRRDMENAKIERVGEGIKITFNSGILFATNSAELQPTSKTDIEKLAATLKKYGDTNVLIQGHTDNTGSDAINQPLSERRAQAVQDYITSLGVEPSRLTAEGYGSSQPVADNTTAAGKQANRRVEVAIFANEKLKKAAERGDIK; encoded by the coding sequence ATGAAAATTTCAAAGTTATTTTTATCCGTTTTCTTATCGGTATTGATTCTTTTTTCTTCTTGTAAAACCTCCGAAACAGGACGTACTTCAGGCGCTCCGGATAGCGGTGGACCAAGTCGGACAGCTGGTTCAAACAGAAAAATGAATAAAACAGCAAAAGGCGGTATTATTGGCGCGGGAGCCGGTGCGGTAGTAGGTGGTGTAATAGGTAAATTAACCGGTAATACGGCTGCTGGTGCTATTATTGGGGCAGCAGTAGGTGGTTCTACCGGCGCCGTGATTGGCCGACGCATGGATAAACAAGCCGAAGAACTACGTCGTGACATGGAGAACGCTAAAATTGAGCGAGTAGGCGAAGGAATTAAAATTACTTTTAACTCTGGAATTTTATTTGCTACTAACTCCGCGGAGTTGCAGCCCACTTCTAAAACCGATATTGAAAAGTTAGCGGCTACTCTAAAAAAATACGGGGATACCAACGTGCTTATTCAAGGCCATACCGATAACACCGGTTCTGATGCTATTAATCAGCCCTTATCCGAGCGCCGGGCCCAAGCTGTTCAAGATTATATTACTTCGTTGGGGGTAGAGCCAAGCCGTCTTACGGCCGAAGGTTATGGTTCTAGCCAACCGGTTGCGGATAATACTACCGCTGCCGGTAAACAAGCTAACCGGCGAGTAGAAGTTGCGATTTTTGCGAACGAAAAACTAAAAAAAGCGGCTGAACGCGGCGATATTAAATAA
- the accD gene encoding acetyl-CoA carboxylase, carboxyltransferase subunit beta, with the protein MAWFKRVEKGIVTPTEEKKETPDGLWYKCPECKRVTNTTEHKANLYTCNNCGYHDRINSEEYFEILFDENKFKELDANLTSSDPLEFVDTQAYPNRIAASQKKTHLKDAVRTAHGKLHDLELVIACMDFSFIGGSMGSVVGEKISRAIDYARQHQIPFLMISKSGGARMMEAGYSLMQMAKTSAKLALLSEAKIPYISLLTDPTTGGVTASFAMLGDFNIAEPGALIGFAGPRVIKETIGKDLPKDFQRAEFVLDHGFLDFIVHRKELKQKLTDLLLLLRPEKVNAAFAETSESLNVNGEKVTNQVKISPEKTY; encoded by the coding sequence ATGGCTTGGTTTAAAAGAGTAGAGAAGGGAATAGTAACCCCTACCGAAGAGAAAAAAGAAACACCCGATGGCCTTTGGTATAAATGTCCGGAATGTAAACGTGTTACCAACACCACCGAGCATAAGGCCAATTTATACACGTGTAATAACTGTGGTTACCACGATCGAATTAACTCAGAGGAATATTTTGAAATATTATTTGATGAAAATAAATTTAAAGAACTCGATGCGAATTTAACTTCTTCCGATCCGCTGGAGTTTGTGGATACACAGGCTTATCCTAACCGCATTGCTGCTTCACAAAAAAAGACCCATTTAAAAGATGCTGTCCGGACGGCTCACGGCAAACTACATGACCTGGAACTGGTAATAGCTTGTATGGATTTTAGTTTTATTGGCGGCTCCATGGGCTCGGTAGTCGGCGAAAAAATCTCCCGGGCAATCGACTATGCCCGTCAGCACCAAATACCGTTTTTAATGATTTCTAAATCGGGTGGCGCCCGCATGATGGAAGCTGGTTATTCTTTAATGCAAATGGCTAAAACTTCGGCTAAGTTAGCTTTACTCTCCGAAGCTAAGATTCCGTACATTTCCCTTTTAACGGACCCTACCACGGGTGGGGTTACGGCTTCTTTTGCGATGCTCGGCGATTTTAACATAGCGGAACCGGGTGCCTTAATTGGATTTGCCGGTCCAAGGGTAATTAAAGAAACCATTGGCAAAGATTTACCTAAAGATTTTCAGCGGGCAGAGTTTGTGCTGGATCATGGTTTCCTCGATTTTATCGTGCATCGCAAAGAGCTGAAACAGAAATTAACGGATTTGCTGCTTTTGCTTCGCCCGGAAAAAGTAAATGCTGCTTTTGCTGAAACATCTGAATCGTTAAATGTAAATGGAGAAAAAGTAACCAATCAAGTAAAAATAAGTCCTGAAAAAACTTACTGA
- a CDS encoding TVP38/TMEM64 family protein, giving the protein MALLAVGPVLISSTVAVLLYQYQAILQQLTLGQMVLYFMVVSFTMAFALTPTTFVALVTGFYLGWHGFPGVVISYGVASLIGYGLAQVIDHGKLLRFISHFEKAAAVMEELKHQSWSLIILTRISPVLPFALMTFVLAMMKVEKRKFFLASIVGMLPRTLFFFWLGTQAQDIIALLQNPNTGKSGQILIITLILVSLLGLYVLFNRALKKALTKRVAGKI; this is encoded by the coding sequence ATGGCTTTACTTGCTGTGGGGCCCGTGTTAATTAGCTCTACCGTAGCCGTACTGCTCTACCAATACCAGGCTATTTTACAGCAATTAACTCTGGGGCAGATGGTGCTGTATTTTATGGTGGTATCGTTTACCATGGCTTTTGCCTTAACTCCTACCACCTTTGTAGCCCTAGTAACGGGTTTTTATTTAGGTTGGCATGGTTTCCCGGGAGTAGTTATTTCGTACGGGGTAGCTTCCTTAATCGGGTACGGCCTAGCCCAGGTTATCGACCACGGCAAACTTCTCCGATTTATCAGTCATTTCGAAAAAGCGGCCGCTGTGATGGAAGAATTAAAGCACCAAAGCTGGAGCTTAATTATTTTAACCCGTATTTCTCCGGTTCTGCCTTTTGCCTTGATGACATTTGTATTGGCGATGATGAAAGTAGAAAAGCGTAAATTCTTTCTGGCTAGTATTGTGGGTATGCTGCCGCGAACTTTATTCTTTTTTTGGTTAGGCACCCAAGCTCAGGATATCATTGCCTTACTACAGAACCCCAATACCGGTAAAAGCGGTCAGATTCTAATAATTACGTTGATTTTGGTTTCTTTATTGGGTTTATATGTTCTATTTAACCGAGCACTTAAAAAAGCGCTTACCAAAAGGGTAGCCGGAAAAATTTAA
- a CDS encoding N-6 DNA methylase produces MKDLRNILTWKQDFGLLPIHLYPNQIENNCFIMLNGGYGDFCLKTEGSDNSSIDFNSLSWSSNTKNFIVIGDENVNIYNWQTDNPEIIAKNRVEKNFEKFYKYLVDKSFKSSKDVVPFVIDIFKQFRNLTQEKNNAVEALNLLFILLTSLKEDISNFDFSSWGLSEVEIPSNFDLYTERLKNGISGIKPELDLIIRHSAGALFQEAQKEVLFFDRQIDLWGTFSSKMTSKYVLYSSIHYTPPYLSRTIVENALKQIDLSQSFLKIFDPACGSSEFLIEALKQLHEKRYLGNVIIIGWDVSQTAIDTSNFLLSYEKRTVWKEKLNFEIKLVTDSLKEEWSNDYDLLLMNPPFVSWEQMDKDSREAVRGIFKTKLEGRPNQASAFFYKSVQSLNSVGVIGCVIPSSLLTLDAYQNLRNEVSDQLEITLIGKLGNFVFEDALTDVSFIIGHKPKTNIIPLILWTRNEKGIPQNALRDLRKMSYSEEFKIVEKDYSVYTPLSFPITKENWKPISFQENELFKRIERFVIEQQLVRVQEIFNVQQGIRTGNNAAFKISEAEYNNLPNLEQAFFRPAIDNDSIKRGQIQSVNYVWYPYNEEGIIIDSEEDLINKVPIFYEKMLRDFKISLTNRARKDESTWWHLSEHRAWLRKKQPRLVSTEFGKSDSFAFDKDGHFAIERGNAWLPKKDFKQLDTYYFYLAFFSSPFFDKLLSIYSKQLLSGWDLGKKYTKEIPIPNAHSKEIRYSQAYEQLVDIGKELSEGEYYLRATTDSILLKYIYPEI; encoded by the coding sequence ATGAAGGACTTAAGAAATATCTTAACCTGGAAGCAAGATTTTGGACTTCTCCCAATTCATCTTTACCCGAATCAAATTGAAAACAATTGCTTCATTATGCTTAATGGAGGGTATGGAGATTTTTGCCTTAAAACAGAAGGATCAGACAATAGCTCAATTGATTTTAATTCATTATCCTGGTCTAGCAATACTAAAAATTTTATTGTAATAGGAGATGAAAACGTAAATATTTATAACTGGCAAACTGACAATCCAGAAATCATAGCAAAAAATAGGGTAGAAAAGAATTTTGAAAAATTTTACAAATATTTAGTTGACAAAAGTTTTAAGTCAAGTAAAGATGTTGTGCCTTTTGTGATAGATATATTTAAGCAATTTAGGAATTTAACCCAAGAGAAGAATAATGCTGTAGAAGCATTAAATCTATTATTTATTCTTTTAACAAGTCTTAAAGAGGATATTTCCAACTTTGATTTTAGTAGTTGGGGGTTATCAGAAGTTGAAATTCCATCAAATTTTGATTTATATACCGAAAGATTGAAAAATGGGATTTCAGGTATCAAACCAGAATTAGATTTAATTATAAGGCATTCAGCTGGAGCTCTTTTTCAAGAAGCACAAAAAGAAGTACTATTTTTTGATAGGCAAATTGATTTATGGGGTACATTTTCAAGTAAAATGACTTCTAAATATGTACTTTACTCAAGTATTCATTACACTCCACCTTATTTATCCCGAACTATAGTTGAAAATGCATTAAAGCAAATAGATTTAAGTCAATCATTCCTCAAAATATTTGATCCCGCTTGTGGCTCTTCTGAATTTTTGATAGAAGCTTTAAAGCAACTGCATGAGAAAAGGTACTTGGGCAATGTTATAATTATTGGTTGGGATGTATCTCAAACTGCTATAGATACTTCAAATTTTTTACTGAGTTATGAGAAAAGAACCGTTTGGAAAGAAAAATTAAATTTTGAAATCAAGCTTGTCACAGATTCTTTGAAAGAAGAATGGAGCAATGATTACGATTTACTTTTAATGAATCCTCCTTTTGTCTCTTGGGAACAAATGGATAAAGATTCTAGAGAAGCAGTTAGAGGCATTTTTAAAACTAAATTAGAAGGTAGGCCCAACCAAGCAAGTGCATTTTTTTATAAATCAGTACAATCTTTAAATAGTGTGGGCGTAATTGGATGTGTTATCCCATCATCCTTACTGACTTTAGATGCATATCAAAATTTAAGGAATGAAGTATCTGATCAATTAGAAATTACATTAATTGGGAAATTAGGTAATTTTGTTTTTGAAGACGCTTTAACTGATGTAAGTTTCATCATAGGACACAAACCTAAGACCAACATTATTCCCCTTATTTTATGGACAAGAAATGAAAAGGGAATTCCTCAGAATGCCTTACGTGATCTAAGAAAAATGAGTTATTCTGAAGAATTTAAAATAGTTGAAAAAGATTATAGCGTATACACTCCGTTATCATTTCCCATAACAAAAGAAAACTGGAAGCCGATTTCATTTCAGGAAAATGAATTATTTAAAAGAATTGAAAGGTTTGTAATTGAGCAACAGCTAGTAAGAGTCCAAGAGATTTTCAATGTCCAACAAGGAATAAGAACAGGTAATAATGCAGCTTTTAAAATTTCAGAAGCCGAGTACAATAACCTTCCAAATCTAGAACAAGCATTTTTTAGACCAGCTATAGATAATGATTCAATTAAACGTGGGCAGATCCAAAGTGTAAATTATGTATGGTATCCATATAATGAAGAAGGGATTATAATTGATAGTGAAGAAGATTTAATTAATAAGGTGCCTATCTTTTATGAAAAAATGCTTAGAGATTTTAAAATTAGTTTAACTAATCGAGCTCGGAAAGATGAATCTACATGGTGGCACTTAAGTGAACACAGGGCATGGTTACGTAAGAAACAACCGAGATTGGTTTCAACAGAATTTGGGAAATCTGATTCCTTCGCTTTTGATAAAGATGGACACTTTGCTATTGAAAGAGGCAATGCTTGGCTTCCAAAAAAAGATTTTAAACAACTTGATACATATTACTTTTATCTTGCTTTTTTTTCAAGTCCCTTTTTTGATAAGTTATTATCAATATATTCTAAACAACTTTTATCAGGCTGGGATTTAGGGAAAAAGTATACAAAAGAAATACCCATTCCTAATGCTCATTCGAAAGAAATCAGGTATTCCCAAGCCTATGAACAACTGGTTGATATAGGGAAAGAACTTTCAGAAGGAGAGTACTATTTAAGGGCGACAACTGATAGTATATTACTCAAGTATATATATCCTGAAATATAG
- a CDS encoding recombinase family protein: protein MKIGYARVSTQDQKLELQLDALTNQGCELVFQEKKSGKNKERPELEKLLSQLRSGDTVVVWKLDRLGRSLRDLIDLVAEFQKRGIDFVSLQDGINTATSTGRFTFNIFASLAEFEREIIKERTKAGLVAARARGRKGGRSAGLTHEAMEKAKSATVLVASGKRVEEIARILGISRATCYRYLQLTISEGTDHF, encoded by the coding sequence ATGAAAATCGGTTACGCTCGGGTGAGCACCCAGGACCAAAAATTAGAATTGCAATTAGATGCTCTCACCAACCAAGGATGTGAGCTGGTCTTCCAGGAAAAGAAATCCGGTAAAAACAAAGAACGGCCGGAACTGGAGAAACTGCTGAGTCAACTCCGGTCCGGAGATACCGTGGTAGTATGGAAGCTGGATCGGCTAGGTAGATCCTTGCGGGACTTGATTGACCTGGTCGCCGAGTTTCAAAAAAGGGGAATAGACTTTGTGAGTTTACAGGATGGGATTAATACGGCTACTTCCACCGGTCGATTTACCTTTAACATCTTTGCTTCCCTAGCGGAGTTTGAGCGGGAGATTATTAAGGAAAGAACCAAAGCTGGCTTAGTGGCTGCTAGGGCACGCGGCCGGAAAGGGGGGAGATCCGCTGGTTTAACGCATGAAGCGATGGAAAAAGCTAAATCAGCAACAGTGCTTGTGGCATCAGGTAAGCGGGTCGAAGAAATTGCCAGAATCTTGGGTATTTCCCGAGCGACCTGCTATCGCTATCTGCAACTGACCATTTCTGAAGGAACTGACCATTTCTGA